The following proteins come from a genomic window of Legionella cherrii:
- a CDS encoding DUF1820 family protein produces MNKKTIFRVTFANQEAIYEIYARSIKESEMFGFLEVEELVFGEQTALVVDPSEERLKIEFNGVKRTFIPMHSIYRIDEVTKQGTAKVKDNPGYGSKVSPFPGTGKIKD; encoded by the coding sequence ATGAATAAAAAAACAATATTCAGAGTCACTTTTGCTAATCAAGAAGCAATTTATGAAATTTATGCACGCTCCATTAAAGAAAGTGAAATGTTTGGGTTTCTCGAGGTTGAAGAACTGGTGTTTGGTGAACAAACTGCATTGGTTGTTGACCCTTCTGAAGAACGATTAAAAATTGAATTTAACGGCGTAAAGCGGACATTCATCCCCATGCATTCAATTTATCGTATTGATGAAGTGACAAAACAAGGAACAGCTAAAGTTAAAGATAATCCAGGTTATGGAAGTAAAGTTAGCCCTTTTCCAGGCACAGGAAAAATAAAAGATTAA
- a CDS encoding hypoxanthine-guanine phosphoribosyltransferase, which produces MTIPDKIKKVYEKSTCLFTTNEVEAALDRMAINIHKELQEQNPVLLCVMVGGLVLLGNLLPRLDFPLEVDYVHATRYQGETTGGDIVWKAKPSANLKGRTVLVVDDILDGGITLAAIIDEVKKLGAEKVYSAVLVDKYRKRVVNGLQKADFVGLQVEDHYIFGYGMDYNEYLRNAPGIFVVHPDHE; this is translated from the coding sequence ATGACTATTCCAGATAAAATTAAAAAAGTGTATGAGAAGTCAACTTGCTTGTTTACTACAAATGAAGTTGAAGCCGCTCTTGATCGTATGGCGATAAATATACATAAAGAATTGCAAGAGCAAAATCCAGTCCTTCTTTGTGTTATGGTAGGGGGCTTAGTTCTTTTAGGCAATTTATTGCCACGCTTGGACTTTCCGTTAGAAGTAGACTATGTCCATGCAACCCGTTATCAGGGCGAGACAACGGGAGGCGATATCGTGTGGAAAGCAAAGCCTTCGGCTAATTTAAAGGGAAGAACTGTTCTTGTAGTTGATGATATTCTCGACGGTGGCATCACATTAGCTGCAATTATTGATGAAGTAAAAAAACTTGGCGCGGAAAAAGTATATAGTGCAGTTTTGGTTGATAAATATAGGAAGCGTGTTGTAAATGGTCTTCAAAAGGCTGATTTTGTAGGTTTACAAGTAGAAGATCATTATATTTTTGGTTATGGAATGGATTATAACGAATACTTGCGGAACGCACCGGGTATTTTTGTTGTGCACCCTGACCATGAATAG
- a CDS encoding DUF6356 family protein, whose protein sequence is MKTVFTEHPYSVNKVYVQLVFFAAKTACKLIFRGCTVFFHKIYSFILNRSASLFLKGDNYGPI, encoded by the coding sequence ATGAAGACTGTATTCACAGAACACCCGTATTCTGTTAACAAAGTTTATGTTCAACTTGTATTCTTTGCAGCAAAAACAGCCTGCAAATTAATATTCAGAGGTTGTACTGTTTTTTTCCATAAGATTTATTCTTTTATTTTGAATAGGTCCGCCTCCTTATTTTTAAAGGGAGATAATTATGGGCCAATTTAA
- a CDS encoding SDR family NAD(P)-dependent oxidoreductase has product MRSALITGVSSGIGFAIAQELVTHNIRVFGSVRNEDDALRIKEELGTLFVPLLFDITDELAVKKAAQEVRKQLRGKKLWGLINNAGIAVVGPLTEMPLDEFRRQFEVNVIGQIRVTQEFISLLGGDKTLDGAPGKIINIGSISGKICRPFFGPYSISKYGVEAFSDTLRIELMISGIDVVLIRPGMVDTPIWHKNEDQVNEDKLSQSIYAKSLLKFKSYIYHKLELSALPAKKVGELVNKILSNPHPKSSYVLVPNLFTDWILPMLLPKRFMNKKIANALGFFKDN; this is encoded by the coding sequence ATGCGATCTGCTCTGATTACTGGTGTTTCATCTGGAATTGGATTTGCCATTGCTCAAGAGTTAGTTACTCACAATATTCGTGTTTTTGGAAGTGTTCGCAATGAAGATGATGCATTAAGGATTAAAGAAGAGCTGGGTACTCTTTTTGTTCCTCTTTTGTTTGATATAACCGATGAATTGGCAGTAAAAAAAGCAGCACAAGAAGTTCGTAAACAGTTACGAGGAAAAAAACTTTGGGGATTAATTAATAATGCAGGAATTGCTGTTGTTGGTCCTTTGACCGAAATGCCGCTTGATGAGTTTCGTCGTCAATTTGAAGTAAATGTGATTGGGCAAATTAGGGTAACTCAAGAGTTCATCTCTTTGCTTGGAGGCGATAAAACGCTGGATGGAGCCCCGGGTAAAATCATCAACATAGGATCTATATCCGGTAAAATTTGCAGACCTTTTTTTGGTCCCTATTCTATTTCAAAATATGGAGTGGAAGCATTTTCAGATACTTTGCGTATTGAGCTGATGATTTCTGGTATTGATGTAGTACTGATTAGACCGGGAATGGTTGACACTCCCATTTGGCATAAAAATGAAGATCAAGTCAATGAGGATAAGCTGAGTCAGTCTATTTATGCGAAGTCTCTTCTAAAATTTAAAAGCTATATTTATCATAAACTGGAACTATCTGCTTTACCTGCCAAAAAAGTAGGTGAGCTTGTAAATAAAATTTTATCTAACCCACATCCTAAATCGAGTTATGTTTTGGTTCCTAATCTCTTCACCGATTGGATATTGCCCATGTTATTACCTAAACGTTTTATGAATAAAAAAATTGCAAATGCACTTGGTTTTTTTAAAGACAATTGA
- the pepN gene encoding aminopeptidase N, giving the protein MKNHSGIFRLSDYEVLEYLVKHVDLEIDLSKKPIQSKALLTIEPNPKSSSHSVDLELDGENMLLESVLLDGKKLSQEEYEITKDSIIIKNIPQGRAFTLETVTRLGENTDLFGLYETEGTILVKAETEGLRRVLYCHDRPDNLATYKTTIIAKKEDYPVLLSNGSLIEQKNLDNGLHSVTWLDKVPKPSYLFALVAGKLQKSVAYFKTRSQRELPIEFYVPPAATAKCDFAKEVLKEAMRWEEEVFDLECELPQHMVAGVDKYASGASEPTGLNLFNTANLFATPETRTDADFLRVLEVVAHEYFHYWSGDRVTIREWFNLPFKEGLTTFRAAMFRERLFGTDLIRMLDGKNFDERAPRQNTYTNVRSLYTAAAYEKSADIFRMMMLFLGEKSFYEGMTQFLKTNDGGAVTLEDVLESLSESTGKDMRSFLSWFTESGIPQLMVTDEYDEKAKCYTLKFKTQDGKGRPIPVVFGLLAKDGKEIQGDTTIIIDKPEMKFHFNHLDSRPTPSLLRSFSAPVQLEFAYDSEQLLQLMQHDSNLYNRCEAANKLITKMVKEYCLGNSLKFTPEFFNTYRKLILEASSSLNHWVLAELISIPPEEILFSNLQDQDFEKIAEARRLIQVQLAKELKNDILLMQKNLDKLPASNNSPFKSFDIVSAGIRRLKHVCHTYLISVQPEKTESSLIEQFNSSLGKNMTDCLSALILLVNNNCSQSSALLQRFYDYWQGDAGAVNYWFNVQTAAHSEHVVKLVEQLMQHPAFDLSNPNKVYALLGTFIKNPYGFHATSGKGYQLIVDVILKLEKINPTLAARVAEEFNGWEKYDKKRQQMMLSQLEFMSINATTDDVRNMAKKGLDKRKADPPIPIQHMFFCSSTSANPGTLNKEEEKTYSYDN; this is encoded by the coding sequence ATGAAAAATCATTCTGGGATATTTAGGTTAAGTGATTATGAGGTTCTTGAGTATCTCGTAAAACATGTAGATTTGGAGATTGATCTCTCTAAAAAACCGATTCAATCCAAAGCATTATTGACTATTGAGCCAAACCCCAAATCTTCATCTCACTCGGTTGATCTTGAGTTGGATGGAGAAAATATGCTCTTAGAATCAGTTTTACTCGATGGTAAAAAACTATCTCAAGAAGAGTATGAAATAACAAAAGACTCTATAATCATCAAAAACATCCCCCAAGGCCGCGCTTTTACACTCGAAACAGTGACTCGTTTAGGAGAAAATACGGATCTTTTCGGCTTATATGAAACAGAGGGAACAATTCTCGTTAAAGCTGAAACCGAAGGACTACGTCGTGTCCTTTATTGTCATGATCGGCCTGATAATTTAGCCACCTACAAAACAACAATTATTGCTAAAAAGGAAGACTATCCCGTATTACTTTCCAATGGTTCACTTATTGAACAAAAGAATCTCGATAATGGGTTACACAGCGTAACCTGGCTGGATAAAGTGCCTAAACCGAGTTATCTTTTTGCCTTGGTTGCGGGAAAATTACAAAAATCAGTGGCTTATTTCAAAACCCGCTCTCAGCGTGAATTACCGATTGAATTTTATGTGCCCCCTGCAGCTACCGCAAAATGTGATTTCGCTAAAGAAGTTTTAAAAGAAGCAATGCGTTGGGAAGAAGAGGTCTTTGATCTGGAATGTGAGTTACCACAACATATGGTAGCTGGAGTCGATAAATATGCTTCAGGTGCTTCAGAACCGACTGGATTAAACTTATTCAATACTGCAAATTTATTTGCCACACCCGAAACTCGAACTGATGCTGATTTTCTCCGTGTCTTAGAGGTTGTTGCTCATGAATATTTTCATTATTGGTCAGGTGATCGAGTAACCATACGCGAGTGGTTTAACTTGCCATTTAAAGAAGGTTTAACTACGTTTAGAGCAGCGATGTTTCGGGAGCGCTTATTTGGAACCGACTTAATTCGGATGTTAGACGGAAAAAATTTTGATGAGCGTGCCCCAAGGCAAAATACATACACCAATGTTAGAAGTCTATATACTGCCGCTGCTTATGAAAAAAGTGCTGATATTTTTCGCATGATGATGCTATTTCTTGGTGAAAAAAGTTTTTATGAAGGAATGACCCAATTTTTAAAAACTAATGATGGTGGTGCCGTAACTTTGGAAGATGTATTGGAGTCATTGAGTGAATCAACAGGTAAAGATATGCGCTCTTTCTTGTCCTGGTTTACTGAATCCGGTATTCCTCAATTAATGGTTACTGATGAATATGATGAGAAAGCAAAATGTTATACTTTGAAATTTAAAACCCAAGATGGGAAAGGTAGGCCGATACCTGTTGTGTTCGGATTACTGGCTAAAGATGGAAAAGAAATTCAAGGTGATACAACGATAATAATTGATAAGCCTGAAATGAAATTTCACTTCAATCATCTTGATTCACGCCCTACTCCGTCATTATTACGCAGCTTTTCGGCTCCAGTTCAACTTGAATTTGCATATGATTCAGAACAGTTACTTCAATTAATGCAACATGACAGCAATTTATATAATCGTTGCGAGGCAGCAAATAAATTGATCACCAAGATGGTTAAGGAATATTGCTTGGGTAATTCTCTTAAATTCACCCCTGAATTTTTTAACACCTATCGAAAATTAATCCTGGAGGCATCTAGTTCATTAAATCATTGGGTTTTGGCCGAACTCATATCCATACCTCCAGAAGAAATTTTATTTTCCAATCTGCAAGACCAGGATTTTGAAAAAATTGCAGAAGCACGTCGACTTATTCAAGTCCAGCTTGCAAAAGAATTAAAGAACGATATTTTGTTAATGCAAAAAAATCTAGATAAATTACCTGCATCCAACAACTCACCTTTTAAATCATTTGATATCGTCTCTGCGGGGATACGACGCTTAAAGCATGTTTGTCATACTTATTTAATTTCTGTACAGCCTGAAAAAACAGAGAGTTCTTTAATAGAACAATTCAATAGTTCCTTAGGTAAAAACATGACTGATTGCCTCTCTGCACTTATTTTGCTTGTAAACAATAATTGCAGCCAATCAAGCGCCCTCTTACAACGTTTTTATGATTACTGGCAAGGTGATGCGGGAGCTGTTAATTATTGGTTTAATGTGCAGACAGCAGCACATTCGGAGCATGTTGTAAAACTTGTGGAACAGTTAATGCAACATCCCGCTTTTGATTTATCTAATCCCAATAAAGTATATGCTTTACTGGGCACATTTATTAAAAATCCTTATGGTTTTCATGCAACTTCGGGAAAAGGCTATCAATTAATCGTTGACGTCATCCTAAAATTGGAAAAAATTAATCCAACATTAGCTGCTCGCGTAGCTGAAGAATTCAATGGTTGGGAGAAGTACGATAAGAAAAGACAACAAATGATGTTAAGTCAATTGGAATTCATGAGCATTAATGCAACAACTGATGATGTGAGAAACATGGCAAAAAAGGGGTTGGACAAGCGGAAAGCTGATCCACCTATTCCCATACAACATATGTTTTTTTGTTCTTCAACCTCAGCAAATCCAGGGACTTTGAATAAAGAAGAAGAAAAAACTTATTCGTACGATAATTAG
- a CDS encoding DUF1868 domain-containing protein, protein MKNKQEHRRLSKVDDHGEYALFPGVTVVSACYPEHKEFCETIHKALKNNPLIMQHFSPLPANSYHMTTMSLETEHQVGAIWDQFITHNLPHYKKIKQALQKTPITPSIEKMQVNIGRTISLALNLFREHVAQIQEIAEALSIEETIPKIFHITLAYSRSNKIISIEVSEQLKAEITRELNVILEKTILPLKIAEAKLCYFNDMKAFIPWDAEHNPFTQSKQHVPDYLQINEQSTEYLQKEALHETSCST, encoded by the coding sequence ATGAAAAATAAGCAGGAGCATAGACGATTAAGTAAAGTTGACGACCATGGTGAATATGCACTATTTCCAGGAGTTACGGTGGTATCCGCCTGCTATCCTGAACATAAAGAATTTTGTGAAACTATCCATAAAGCCTTAAAAAATAATCCTTTGATTATGCAGCATTTTTCTCCCCTACCTGCCAATAGTTATCATATGACCACAATGAGTTTAGAAACGGAGCATCAAGTAGGCGCCATATGGGACCAATTTATTACTCATAACTTACCTCACTACAAAAAAATAAAACAAGCTCTTCAAAAAACACCCATTACCCCTTCTATTGAAAAGATGCAAGTCAACATTGGTCGGACTATATCCCTTGCTTTAAATTTATTCAGAGAGCATGTAGCACAAATTCAAGAAATAGCAGAAGCTTTGAGTATTGAAGAAACAATTCCCAAGATCTTTCACATTACATTGGCCTATTCACGATCTAATAAGATAATTTCTATAGAAGTTTCGGAACAACTTAAAGCGGAGATAACTAGAGAACTCAATGTAATTCTCGAAAAAACGATACTTCCATTAAAAATTGCTGAAGCCAAACTTTGCTATTTTAATGATATGAAGGCTTTTATTCCTTGGGATGCAGAACATAATCCATTTACCCAATCCAAACAACATGTACCCGATTACCTGCAAATTAATGAACAGAGTACAGAATATCTTCAAAAAGAAGCGCTACATGAGACGAGTTGTTCCACCTAA
- a CDS encoding adenylate/guanylate cyclase domain-containing protein has product MASKLKEIENTKEYENKRLDALQSLKIMDTGPEESYDRLVRLAIDLFNIPICYIAFLDEKRQWLKSHHGLKVKQTPRNISFCNVTIKKHEPLIINDALNDERFANSPLVQQAPHIRFYAGVPLTDPQGYNVGTFCLADTSPKQLDSKQLELLLNLAHIAKDQLSLRKTNFLLQKIKSQLEVRNKLIRKVFSFYMSDEVVNTILKSPHHQKLGGYENKITVMFSDLRNFTPLSEAIPGETLVSLLNNYFSKMVPVIEKYQGIVDAFIGDAIMVIFGAPYSSGNDSLRAIACALEMQQVLKKLNQANKKKNLPQLEMGIGINTGVAVVGNVGSKKRMQYSAIGSSVNLSSRIQDLSLGGQILISESTYKEVVNDIEINGHLRVKVKGIQSPITIYDVSHLKLQE; this is encoded by the coding sequence ATGGCATCGAAATTGAAAGAAATAGAAAATACCAAAGAATATGAGAATAAACGCCTTGATGCACTTCAGTCATTAAAAATTATGGATACAGGTCCCGAAGAAAGTTATGATCGATTGGTGCGTCTTGCAATTGATTTATTTAATATCCCCATTTGTTATATCGCGTTTCTTGATGAAAAAAGGCAATGGCTTAAATCACACCACGGTTTAAAGGTAAAACAAACCCCAAGAAACATCTCTTTTTGTAATGTAACAATAAAAAAACATGAACCATTAATTATTAACGATGCATTAAATGATGAACGATTTGCCAATAGCCCTCTAGTACAACAGGCCCCTCATATTCGTTTTTATGCAGGCGTTCCTCTGACCGATCCACAGGGTTATAATGTGGGTACATTTTGTTTGGCTGATACTTCTCCAAAACAATTAGACTCAAAACAATTAGAGCTTTTATTAAATTTAGCTCATATAGCCAAAGATCAGTTAAGCCTCCGTAAGACAAACTTTTTATTACAAAAAATAAAAAGCCAACTTGAAGTACGAAATAAGTTAATTCGTAAAGTATTTAGTTTTTATATGTCAGATGAGGTAGTAAATACCATTCTTAAATCCCCTCATCATCAAAAATTGGGAGGATATGAAAATAAAATAACAGTTATGTTTAGCGATTTAAGAAATTTTACTCCTTTATCTGAAGCAATTCCTGGTGAAACGTTGGTTTCTCTTTTAAATAACTATTTCAGTAAAATGGTTCCGGTCATAGAAAAATATCAAGGAATTGTTGATGCGTTTATTGGTGATGCCATTATGGTCATTTTTGGCGCACCATATTCCTCCGGAAATGATTCCCTTCGTGCGATAGCCTGTGCTTTAGAAATGCAACAGGTCCTAAAAAAATTGAATCAGGCTAATAAAAAGAAAAATTTGCCGCAGTTAGAAATGGGAATAGGGATTAATACCGGGGTTGCCGTTGTGGGGAATGTGGGTTCCAAAAAACGAATGCAATACAGCGCGATAGGATCATCCGTTAATTTATCATCACGAATTCAAGATCTCAGTCTTGGCGGTCAAATATTGATTTCTGAGTCTACTTATAAGGAAGTTGTAAATGATATCGAAATTAATGGGCATCTGCGAGTCAAAGTTAAAGGAATCCAGTCACCGATTACAATTTACGATGTATCACATTTAAAATTGCAAGAATAG
- a CDS encoding TIGR00645 family protein, translated as MNNLKKGISKFIFMGRWLQLPLYLGLILILAVYVYRFVHELFELIIHLNNINDTLIMLGVLDLIDVVMIANLLIMVVLGGYETFVSPLALDSHPDQPEWLDHLDAGAMKVKLALSLIGISSIHLLRTFIDPNKLSNFSVMWQVIIHLTLLVSALAIALTNKMLATSKTH; from the coding sequence ATGAATAATCTAAAAAAAGGCATAAGTAAGTTTATCTTTATGGGAAGATGGTTACAACTTCCTTTATATTTAGGCCTTATTCTAATACTGGCTGTTTATGTATATCGTTTTGTCCATGAATTATTTGAATTAATAATCCATCTCAATAACATTAATGATACACTCATTATGCTTGGTGTGCTGGACTTAATTGATGTAGTGATGATTGCCAATCTTCTCATTATGGTTGTTTTGGGGGGATATGAAACCTTTGTTTCGCCCCTTGCTCTTGACTCACATCCGGACCAACCCGAATGGCTCGATCATCTTGATGCAGGAGCTATGAAAGTAAAGCTTGCTCTTTCATTAATTGGCATATCATCGATTCATCTATTGAGAACATTTATTGATCCCAATAAACTCAGTAACTTCTCAGTAATGTGGCAAGTTATCATTCATTTAACATTACTTGTTTCAGCCTTAGCAATTGCATTAACCAATAAAATGCTGGCGACAAGCAAAACACATTAA